One window from the genome of Diceros bicornis minor isolate mBicDic1 chromosome 1, mDicBic1.mat.cur, whole genome shotgun sequence encodes:
- the LOC131405872 gene encoding bromodomain-containing protein 8-like: protein MMSRKKFLAPYLSAKLGRWKCRRNIDLSECNAFFSVYLQMGHQWVWLDSEQDYPNDSELSNDCRSLFSSWDSSLDLDVGSWRETEEPGTEELEESSPEREPSELLVGDGSSKESQEEAERVSRQNLLHFLSEVAYLMEPLCISSKESSEGCGPPSGTRQEGREIEGTEGEGEPFREPEELLAKVDPLVAEKKSLGKNGRLEVAPAPSDICAVQGLPTKSEEEEVRQESKEEDQGEGYVSEMEDQPSSSECDDGFSIQETPLLGILFSRAASSKLSDLGQSDPVQDHLLFKKTLLPVWKMIASHRFSSPFLKPVSERQAPGYKDVVKRPMDLTSLKRNLSKGRIRTMAQFQRDLMLMFQNAVMYNDSDHHVYHMAVEMQREVLEQIQVLSIWLDKRRDLNSLE from the exons ATGATGAGTAGAAAGAAATTTCTGGCCCCTTATCTTTCTGCCAAACTTGGGAGATGGAAATGCCGTAGGAATATTGATTTGAGTGAATGtaatgcatttttttctgtgtatttacAGATGGGGCATCAGTGGGTTTGGTTGGATTCTGAACAAGACTATCCCAATGACTCTGAGTTGAGCAACGACTGCAGGTCTCTCTTCAGCTCATGGGACTCCAGTCTGGATCTTGATGTGGGCAGCTGGAGGGAAACTGAGGAGCCAGGGACTGAGGAACTAGAGGAAAGCAGCCCAGAGAGAGAACCTAGTGAGCTGCTTGTGGGGGATGGAAGCAGTAAAGAATCTCAGGAAGAGGCAGAGCGAGTCAGCCGCCAGAACCTCCTCCACTTTCTCTCTGAG GTAGCTTATTTAATGGAGCCATTGTGCATTAGTAGCAAAGAATCAAGTGAAGGCTGCGGCCCTCCATCTGGTACCAGACAAGAGGGAAGGGAAATTGAAGGTACTGAAGGAGAAGGGGAGCCCTtcagagagcctgaagagctttTAGCCAAGGTAGACCCCTTGGTAGCTGAGAAGAAGTCACTGGGAAAAAATGGAAGGCTGGAGGTGGCTCCAGCTCCCTCAGATATTTGTGCAGTTCAGGGACTACCCACAAAGAGTGAAGAG GAGGAGGTTCGGCAAGAATCCAAGGAGGAGGACCAGGGTGAAGGATATGTATCAGAGATggaagaccagccctcttcaAGTGAGTGTGATGATGGCTTCAGCATTCAGGAGACTCCTCTGTTGGGTATCCTTTTCAGTCGTGCTGCCTCCTCAAAGCT GTCTGATCTAGGCCAGAGTGACCCTGTTCAGGATCACTTGCTATTTAAGAAGACTCTCCTGCCAGTCTGGAAGATGATTGCCAGCCACAG GTTCAGCAGTCCTTTTCTGAAGCCTGTATCAGAAAGGCAGGCCCCAGGATACAAGGATGTGGTGAAAAG ACCCATGGACTTAACCAGCCTGAAGAGGAATCTGTCTAAGGGACGGATTCGCACCATGGCTCAGTTTCAGAGGGACCTGATGCTGATGTTCCAAAATGCTGTGATGTACAATGACTCTGATCATCATGTGTACCATATGGCTGTGGAGATGCAGCGAGAAGTTTTGGAGCAGATTCAG GTGCTGAGTATTTGGTTAGACAAAAGAAGAGACTTAAATAGTCTGGAATGA